The Mediterraneibacter butyricigenes genome contains the following window.
GGTGGTAAGGGATATTGTGTACCATCCCATGATCGAGTATCCGCTGGAATTGCCGGAAGCAATGGTGGTATATCCGAAACTCTGTGAATGCCATTTGTCCGAGCAGGTAAAGAAAGCACCACAGAAAGTAAAGACATGGAATGTTTCCCGGACGGATATCCGAAGGATGATGGCAAGAGGGAATGCTGCCATAAAGAAAATACAGGAGCAGGGACAGAATATACCGGAAGCAGTCCGATCCATCCATAAGGGTATGGTAAGATAAGCTTTCCGGCAAGGAGAAGTAATGTGTTATAAAAATGAATATCAGAAAAGGGCACATGGCGAGGTGGAAAGGATTTTCCGGGAACTTTTCCCGGAAGCCGGGCTTCATGTAAGGGAAGAACAGATCCGTCTCTGCCATGAAATGCTGGATGCCCTTATGAAAAATGAGATTACGCTCTGTGATGCAGGAGTGGGTATTGGAAAGACCTATGCCTATCTGACGGCCTGTATCCTGATGCGGAAATATAGTGTACTGCATTCCGGTTATTCGGGATGTGACAGACGGTCTGTGGTGGTATCTACTTCCAGCATTGCCTTACAGAAAGCTATCATAGAGGAATATGTTCCTTTCTTATCGGATGTACTGTTAAAAGCAGATCTGCTTCAGGAAGAATTAAAGGCAGTTGTCCGCAAGGGAAAGGAACATTTTGTATGTGATTACAGGCTGGCCCAAAGACTGGAGGCAGTCCGGGACAAGAATAAAAATCAGGTACAGATGGAGGCATTGAAGTCCCTCCGGCATAACTTTGATTTAGATTCCGTACATAACCTGAGCGGTTTTGACCGCAGGCTGGTGTGCGTACCGAAATTCTGCCCCAAGGAGTGTCCGGGGAAAGCCGGGTGCCGTTATCAGAAGCATCTGGACACTTCCAGGAAAGAGGACATTTTTTTACAGATCTGCAATCACAATTATCTTCTGGCAGATGCCATGCACCGAGCAAATGGGTACCGGCCGCTTCTGGCAGATTACAGGGCACTGGTCGTGGATGAGGCCCACAAGCTCCCGGAAGCTGCCAGCCAGATGTATGGGAGAAGTATTGGAAGAGAGGACGTGCAGGAAATCTCGTATTTCTTAAACAGGGAGCATAAAAGTTCGGAAGGTAAGAGACTACAGGATTGGTTTAATACACTTTCAATGGAAATCCGTAAGGATCAGGCCGGGATGGGAGATGACATAGCTGGAAAAGAAAATTTCTATTTTCCGGCAAAGTGCCGATCTTCTCTGGAGCAGGTAAGGGGGAATCTCAGTCTTATGCTTAAAAGACTTGCTGGAAATGTCCCTTACTGGATCTTCCGGCGGCTGGAAGAGATGGAAGAGCTGTTCGGCTGGTTTCTGAAGAAGGATACCAGATACGTTTTATTTCTTCAGCCAGACGGCAGGGGAGATCCTGTGTTTATGGCTGTTAGCAGAGAGATTCCAAGGTTTCTCCATGATTCCTTATGGGACAGGGGATTTCCCTCGATTCTCACCAGTGGAACTTTAAAAGCCGGAAATGGGTTTGTAAGGACCAGACAGATGACCGGGCTGGAAAAGAAAAGCAGAGTCCGGGAGTGTGTAGCAGAATCCCCATTTTGTTACAGAGAGAACTGTCTGCTTTATATTCCTGAGAATTTAAAAGCGACGCTCAAGGGAAGCCGGGAAGAGGCCGAGCAACTTGCAGGCCAGATCCGTGATCTGGTGTGTTCTACTTTTGGGCATACACTGGTACTGTTTACATCTTATACCCTGATGGGAAATGTGCAGCAGCTCCTGCGGGATCAGATCCCGTTCCCGATGGTGCAGGTATGGAGAAACTCACAGGAAGAAATCGCACGGTTTAAGAAGATGGAAAATGCCGTTCTGTTTGCAGCCGGCTCCTGTTGGGAAGGTGTGGATTTTCCGGGGGATATGGTATCGTCCCTGATCATTGTAAAATTGCCGTTTGCTGTACCGGACCCCATCCATGAAGCACAAAGGGAACAATACCGATCACTGGAATCCTACATTCAAAATGTTGTTGTCCCGGATATGCAGAAGAAGCTGCGGCAGGGATTCGGCCGGGCAATCCGCACGGAGCAGGACACCTGCGTTGTGTCCATTTTGGATCCCCGGACAGCAAAGAAAGGCAGGTATCGGAGTGATGTTCTGGAAGCACTGCCAAAGTGCCAGATGGCAGAACGGATCGAAGAAGTAGAAAATTTTATCCGAAGCCGGAAAGTGGAGCGGTACTATAGCTGAGAACATCCGTGGCGTTATTGGTTCTGCCCAGATCCGGGTAGCAGACAGGACAAAAAGTTTAGTGGTATTTCAGGGGCGGTTTGGAGCGAATTGGTAGTATTGGTGATAGCTTTATCGGCATGAGTTGGGTATACTGTGTATAGCGTTAGAGGAAAGGAAGTGAGCAGAAATGAGAAGATATGAGCTGGAAACAGAAAGAGAAGGCTCTGCAGTTTATTTCTTCATCAGAGATATAGAAACTTTGGACATTGTCCTGCTTCCTACCAAATATCTGATGCACAAGATACGGAGCAAATGTTCGCCGAATACGATACGGCGCTCCGCACTTTCCATCCTGTATTATCTGGAATACATCCATGAAAAAGAACAGGAATTGATAGATATATATCAAATGCCTTATGTCGAACAGACAGAACACTTTGTAAAGTTTTTATACTGGCTGAAAGCTGGGAAACATACGCAAGATGAAAATCACAGATCTCCGAACAATGGAACCTGCAACGCATACTTAAAAGATGTGTTCAGGTTCTATCTTTTTATAGAAGAAGAGTACCAGCAGTTCGGGGAACTGAAAGCACTGTCCTATAATTATTTTATGGCAGTCGATGCGGTAGGTGTAAAGAAAAGCATACGGTCAAGGAGCTTCAAAGGCTATTTAAAAGAGGAAGAGCATAAGGCAAGGGCAGCAAAGAAAGATGAAATTGTAGAAATCCTGAAAGCGTGTACCAATATAAGAGATCGGCTTCTCATGCTGCTTCTGGCAGAGACAGGCTACCGGATCGGTGAGATTTTGGGAATTGATTATAGTAAGGACATTGATTATCGGAACCACATAATCCGGGTATATTTCCGTGAGGACAATGAAAATGGAGCGAGAGCCAAGAATGCAGAATACCGAAGTGCGAAGATCAGCAAAGATACCTTCGATTTTTTAAATCTGTATATTGCAGAGTACCGAAAACTCCTTCAGCACCAAACAAGCCTGTTTGTGAATATTTCCGGGGATAACATCGGAAAACCAATGAACGTGGAAGCAGTATATTCCATGCTGAAAAGAATGGAAAAGAAAACCGGGATTAAGATCACGCCTCATATGCTCCGGCATTACTTTGGAAATGAGCGGAGAAAAGCAGGATGGTCGCTGGAACTGATACAGCTGGCTTATGGACACCGCCACATCCAGACAACCATCAACTATCTGGACATTGTGGATGATGAACTGCTTGATGCCAGCCAGGAATTCTATGAGAAACATTCCTCACTGTATGGGATTGAGGAATTGCTATAGGAGGTGGTTTTATGCCTGCGTTTTTACAATCTTTTATAGAAGCAGAAGAGGAACGGAGCAGGCGGATTGAGCAGCTACGAAAGGAAGTCCGTGAGTATGCAGAAGAGGAAGCAGGAAGTTCTATTACAGAACAGATTCTGTTGTTTCTGGCAGATGAGATGGTAGAACGTCTCTCGGAAATAGATTATGAACTGCGAAAGAAATTTGAATCATACATAACACCGTTGATAAAGCAAAAATACCTTTACCGATACACCGGAACATTCGACCGGATACGACAGTCGTACATCCGGGTGCGAATGAAAACTCCGGCAGGACAGAGGGAATGTGAATGGAAATATAAAAATGAAATCCTGTTTGTCCCATACCATTCGGAGCAGACAATAGTAAAGAGCGTAGAGACGGTACGGTGTCGGAGCAATATGGTTTGGAATTTTAAAGCGGCAGCCAGTGAAAAAATGAAACGCCAGATTTTTACGGTACTGGAATATATTCTGGAACATTATGAGGTTTCACAGCTGAGGGAATATAAACTGACCGGGCTACAGTTTTTTTATGAATTTTGTATCCGGGAGCAGATCACAGA
Protein-coding sequences here:
- a CDS encoding ATP-dependent DNA helicase yields the protein MCYKNEYQKRAHGEVERIFRELFPEAGLHVREEQIRLCHEMLDALMKNEITLCDAGVGIGKTYAYLTACILMRKYSVLHSGYSGCDRRSVVVSTSSIALQKAIIEEYVPFLSDVLLKADLLQEELKAVVRKGKEHFVCDYRLAQRLEAVRDKNKNQVQMEALKSLRHNFDLDSVHNLSGFDRRLVCVPKFCPKECPGKAGCRYQKHLDTSRKEDIFLQICNHNYLLADAMHRANGYRPLLADYRALVVDEAHKLPEAASQMYGRSIGREDVQEISYFLNREHKSSEGKRLQDWFNTLSMEIRKDQAGMGDDIAGKENFYFPAKCRSSLEQVRGNLSLMLKRLAGNVPYWIFRRLEEMEELFGWFLKKDTRYVLFLQPDGRGDPVFMAVSREIPRFLHDSLWDRGFPSILTSGTLKAGNGFVRTRQMTGLEKKSRVRECVAESPFCYRENCLLYIPENLKATLKGSREEAEQLAGQIRDLVCSTFGHTLVLFTSYTLMGNVQQLLRDQIPFPMVQVWRNSQEEIARFKKMENAVLFAAGSCWEGVDFPGDMVSSLIIVKLPFAVPDPIHEAQREQYRSLESYIQNVVVPDMQKKLRQGFGRAIRTEQDTCVVSILDPRTAKKGRYRSDVLEALPKCQMAERIEEVENFIRSRKVERYYS
- a CDS encoding tyrosine-type recombinase/integrase; the protein is MRRYELETEREGSAVYFFIRDIETLDIVLLPTKYLMHKIRSKCSPNTIRRSALSILYYLEYIHEKEQELIDIYQMPYVEQTEHFVKFLYWLKAGKHTQDENHRSPNNGTCNAYLKDVFRFYLFIEEEYQQFGELKALSYNYFMAVDAVGVKKSIRSRSFKGYLKEEEHKARAAKKDEIVEILKACTNIRDRLLMLLLAETGYRIGEILGIDYSKDIDYRNHIIRVYFREDNENGARAKNAEYRSAKISKDTFDFLNLYIAEYRKLLQHQTSLFVNISGDNIGKPMNVEAVYSMLKRMEKKTGIKITPHMLRHYFGNERRKAGWSLELIQLAYGHRHIQTTINYLDIVDDELLDASQEFYEKHSSLYGIEELL